The Maridesulfovibrio hydrothermalis AM13 = DSM 14728 DNA window TCTTCGGTGTAGAGTTCGCCTCGCGGGTTGAGGCCGGTAGCTCCTTTGTCGACGATTTTATCAGCCAGAGGAATATCAGCGGTGATGATTAAATCACCGGGGTTGCATAGCTTTACAATTTCATTGTCAGCCACATCAAATCCTGCGCCGACTTTGACTGTGTCAATGAAAGGGGAGCTGGGCACTGTCATATACTGGTTGGCAACGAGGGTCAGTTGCACTTTACGGCGTGTTGCGGTTTTGAATAGAATTTCTTTTACAGCCTTGGGGCAGGCATCGGCGTCAACCCAGATGTGCATGATATGATTCCTGTCATTTAAAGTGCGATGTTTCGGTAGCTTTAATAGGAGTTCAGGAAATAATAATCAACCTCTATCTGTTCTTATGGTGGAAAGGGAGGACTGTTGATTAACGGTTCTTCTTTTTTTCTCATTATTTTTTAAAAAAGTTACAAACTGTCACATCTATTTAAAAATACAATTAAAAACGGCACTAACCATCAAAAAAATTTAAACTTGAGCAATTATTCGTGTGCCGGACCGTGAGTAATAGCTTTTTGCAAGTATCCTGTTTTATTGTTTTTATATCCAAATATAGCCGATTTAGTTCCAAATTAAGCGCAATCCCACCTCCGTTGACCGCTTTTCTATAGTAGTTCTAATTGTGTCCACGTTGACATAATTAAAGATTTACTAACGGAGAAAATATGAATCTTGAAGCCGCCATCAAATCAGATAAAAAAGCCCCATTGCATGACGACTCTATCGGGCCATACACTTATGATGAATTTATAGATGCTGCCCGCAGATTCCACGGCAGCCCGGCTCCGGGACTTGTTCTCGGTGGATATATGATGGAAGAGGCCCGCCGTCATCTTCCTGAGGGAACGCTTTTCGATGCAATCTCCGAAACCTCGTGGTGTCTGCCGGATGCTGTCCAGATGCTTTCAGTTTGCAGCGTAGGTAATGGCTGGCTCAGGATAAAAAATCTCGGTGTCTACGCACTGTCGCTTTTCGATAAGTATACCGGAGAAGGTGTGCGCATCCGTGTTGATCCGGATAAACTGGATGACTGGCCGGAAGTAAAATCATGGTTCTTGAAAAAGAAACCCAAAAAAGATCAGGACTCAGTAAAGCTTCACGCTGAAATTCGTAAGGCCGGAGCTGCTTTCTGCTCCATAGAATCTATTCAGATTAAGGCTGACGTATTGGTCAAACGCAGTAAGGGGGGGATTACAATTTGTCCTCTTTGCGGTGATGCATACCCCGGA harbors:
- a CDS encoding YaiI/YqxD family protein — translated: MHIWVDADACPKAVKEILFKTATRRKVQLTLVANQYMTVPSSPFIDTVKVGAGFDVADNEIVKLCNPGDLIITADIPLADKIVDKGATGLNPRGELYTEDNIKGILSMRNLMEELRSAGTVSGGPAAFSPKDKQNFTNQLDKYLTHNLKKG